cggagaggagtACGAGGAGCACGAGCACCGCCATGGCCGCGAAGGAGCCGATGAGGGAGCCCGAGATGCGCTCGCAGAAGGCGTCGAACTGCTGGCAGATGGCGAACCAGTTGGCCCTGGCGTTGCCCTTGTGCGCCAGGTACAcgatcgccgcggccgccgacgccgccgccgtcaccagCGCCAGCATCGCCTTCGTCAGGACGGAGGGCCAAAGTTCAGTAGTGAATGCACATTCAGATTCAGTTGCCGTGTGCTACGCAGAGAGGGGAGCCTGTCTTACCGCATCGAAGAAGACCAAGACCAGCCTGCTGTACTTCGCCCTGCTTCTGATGATGTGCACGATGGACAGGGGTATCGACAGGACCAAgtaggcggcggcgatggagttCACCACCACGAAGAACCTGACAAAGTGAAATGTAGCAGCATCAGAGTTGAAGACGAACACAATCGGATTGGTGGATTGGTTGGCTGAAAGGATCGTCGGGGCACACACGTCAGTGTCGGGAGATCATCGTATTGCGCCTTGAACCGGAGGAACTGCGTGAAGAAGGGCAGCGTCTGGTTAGTGGTGCCCATGGCGACggcgctgccgacggtggcgaCCACCGCGGCGAAGCGGAGGGTGAGGTCGAGCACGCCCAGCCCGCGGCTCGCCGCCCTGCCCCCGCCGCTGGCCgcctcgaccgccgccgccgcggccttggCGGAGGCCGACTCTCCGTGCTCCGACGACACCGGGGATTTGCCGCCACCCTCCATCGCGAGCTAGCGTGTCAATCGATGCCTAGAACTTTGAGTCCGGCTAGCCGCGTGAAAGCTTTCACCACTGCGAGTGTGCGGTTGGGTACTTGGGTGCGGCGCGCTGCGTATATATATCTCTGCCTGCGTGCACGAGGGGCTCCGTGAAGCGATGTGTACGTGTGTGTGGATTAGGTGGCTGATGAGGGCACGTGATGGCCACGTGATGGGCACTCTCCATGCCTGAGCTTCTACGTGCTACTAGTACTTTTCTGCTTTTAACGAAACTTTTGgcagattaaccattctacttTTTTTAAGATAAGATTAACCATTTTGTTAGCATGTCGATGAGCAGTAGAGACATGCAGAGTTTCAGCTCATGTTCGCCTTGGGATGGCCCGAATAACTTATTAGGTTCCGCTCTAGTGGGCCTCAATTACTCGGCTCGTTTAACGGCCTGCTGGGCTAGCCAATTTCGTCAGGCCCACAGTTTCTGTTCTGACGTTGTCTCCGCCCACCAAAATGGAGAAAATACTTGACCACCCATTACCCAGCTTATCCAGTATATCCACACGGAAAGATTCCCGTCCCACTATTACAAGCCATATCTTTCCAAGCAGAAGATGAGCCCGCCCAGAGTCACTTCCAAAGCCAACGGAGGAGCAAGCTGAAGTGAACCACCATGACGTCGCCGTTGCTCAAGGCACACTCtcacgccgcggccgcgctgcaCCCCCGGAGGGGTGCCGACCTCCATGGCCGCTGCCCTGCCACCGTCCACGTATCTTTCTCCTTCACATCCATGCTCCAACCTGCTTTCCTCAGTTGCTCGCAGTTTTTCACGTGTACGGGTGCTGTTTCTCTGCAGCTCGGCAGGTCCCATGAGCACGGGTTCACGTCCAGCCGTTGTTCCAAGGTACCTTATCCTGAAACGAAAATTTCCATGTTCAGGTAAATTTGAGGATGTGAAAACCATGAGTAAGCAGAGTCGCTGCTGCTTCTCCTTTGTTTTTATATATGCACGGGTATCTAGAATCTGAAGAAACCGAGAGCACTGCCATGACCATGAATAGATAGAGTCCAGGAGCACTGACGATTCAGTAACGTTCAGATTTTGTGTATTGGTCCTTCGTTTTATTGTATTGGTCATtaatctattatattaataagtgagtgttaaaagaagccaccacgttcgccgagagggtctagaaattcccacgttaatctaaaaaagagaaggatatACACCGTCAGATTTTATGAACATCTAACGGTCTAGACTAACCCATAGAGTCCTTATCGAATACGACTAAATATTTATATTAAtaagggagtgttaaaagaagctaccacgttcgccgagagggtttAGAAATTCCcatattaatctaaaaaagagaaggatatACACCGTCAGATTTTATGAACATCTAACGGTGTAGACTAACCCATAGAGTCCTTATCAAATACGACTAAATATATATTGATTTAACCAAAGAATCAATATCAAATACTAATAAATTGCTAAATTTGgaataaaatatttgaaaattGTAATAAGAATCTAACGTCACCGAAACAGAATAAAAGAATGCTCCATACAAAAGGCTGGTGTCACTCTTATTCTTGCTGAGACGTCGCCCGTCGCCCGTCGCCCGTCCCCCGTCTGCTTCCACGAGCCGTTCTCCTGACCTTGCGAGCTGCCACCATGGTTATTAGCCCTAAGGCAGCAACCCGGTAAGCCAGCAAGGCCGCCCATCGACTCCAACAATCATTTGCTCAGATGTCAGATCCAACACAGGCCAAGCGGTTGATTCCAACGTGAAGGAGCATGTGGTCCATGACACAGGCCAAGGGGAGGAACGGGTGCCTCAGGAAATCTATCTTGGCATTTGTTTGTGGGAAGGGATTTGGAGATGCGGCAAAATCTACAGAGAGTTAAGGCCTTTTTCTGAGGGAAACTCAAGACGGATATGTTAGCACCACGACAGCGTCAGAAACCACTCGAATGAGGATATAAAGTGGATCAAACACCATTAGATGTGCATGTGGCTCGGCACCTTCTAGACGCCCAAGCAGGCGGCCAGACTCTAGATATGACGCTTGAGGCCATCACAACAAAGATTTGCAACACGACAAGCACCCCCATCTTGACATCTTCCTTCCCTTAATGACACTGGCATCCAATTAAAGTACTTGGCATCTTGCTTGAGTTTGTTCGCATGCATTGAGAGGAAGTGGCAATATTCACGTACTCATATCTCAATATTATCTGGTGTATGTGTTAAATATATCTGTATATTGGAAACTTATTTAATCAATTTAAATGACACCTTATTAGTTGTATATTCTATTCCTCTGCCATAAATCATGATATAGTTACCAAAGTGATATTTACTAATCACTATGCCACATGTAGGTTGAACTGTGATTATAATGTGTTTGTCTGACCAGCTAGATTAAGTATATGATGATGTCTTTCCTGGTAACTCAATGTTATAAACGGGGatatttgaaatttttaaaaataagcCACCATGTTCATCGAAAGGGTGTAGAAATTCCCATGTTAATCTATAAAAGAGAAGGATTTGCatcgttggattttatgaagatctaacggtcggAACTAACATGAGAGTTTATATCAAAGAGTTCATGCCGAAAATGATTAGTAAATATTTAAATTTGGAATTacaaaataaggaaattagcAGTTGACCAAAAAGTTTTTGTGGAATGcgattaataaat
This window of the Panicum virgatum strain AP13 chromosome 1K, P.virgatum_v5, whole genome shotgun sequence genome carries:
- the LOC120656225 gene encoding casparian strip membrane protein 3-like — protein: MEGGGKSPVSSEHGESASAKAAAAAVEAASGGGRAASRGLGVLDLTLRFAAVVATVGSAVAMGTTNQTLPFFTQFLRFKAQYDDLPTLTFFVVVNSIAAAYLVLSIPLSIVHIIRSRAKYSRLVLVFFDAAMLALVTAAASAAAAIVYLAHKGNARANWFAICQQFDAFCERISGSLIGSFAAMAVLVLLVLLSAAALARR